In Dissulfurirhabdus thermomarina, one genomic interval encodes:
- a CDS encoding TraB/GumN family protein yields MDRPEPNPAPPAGQDPADVHRVRLGRREIVLIGTAHVSRSSVDLVRRTLEAERPDAVCVELDPRRYRAMSQREWWTALDLKAVIRQRQLATLVANLALAAYQRRIGHRLGVPPGTEFLEAARWAEAAGAEVVLADRDVRITLKRAWRRTPVLRRLTLAASLAAGLFERVDLTPERVEELKRSDVLNGLIRELGETLPSLKEVLIDERDAYIAERIRRAPGGRVAAVVGAGHVAGIRRRLIEGRGADLAALEEVPPPSPAARAAAWGVPGLILALLAAVAVRKGAAAAGDDLVYWVLANGIPSAAGALLALAHPATLAAAFLAAPVTSLTPVIGAGYVTALVQAYVRPPLVADFERAGADITRPTAWWRNRLLRVFLSFVLPSIGSLVGTWLGGYRLVHTLFLRP; encoded by the coding sequence ATGGATCGCCCCGAACCGAACCCGGCTCCGCCCGCCGGCCAGGACCCCGCCGACGTCCACCGGGTCCGCCTCGGCCGGCGGGAGATCGTGCTGATCGGCACGGCCCACGTCTCCCGGTCGTCGGTGGATCTCGTCCGCCGCACCCTCGAGGCCGAGCGCCCGGACGCTGTGTGCGTGGAGCTCGATCCCCGCCGGTACCGGGCCATGTCACAGCGGGAGTGGTGGACGGCCCTGGACCTCAAGGCCGTCATCCGGCAGCGCCAGCTGGCGACCCTCGTCGCCAACCTGGCCCTGGCCGCCTACCAGCGCCGCATCGGCCACCGCCTCGGCGTCCCGCCCGGGACGGAATTCCTCGAGGCCGCCCGCTGGGCCGAGGCGGCCGGGGCCGAGGTGGTGCTCGCCGACCGGGACGTCCGGATCACGTTGAAGCGGGCCTGGCGCCGGACCCCCGTCCTCCGGAGGCTCACCCTCGCCGCCTCGCTCGCCGCCGGGCTCTTCGAGCGCGTGGATCTCACCCCCGAGCGGGTGGAGGAACTCAAGCGGTCCGACGTCCTGAACGGGCTCATCCGCGAGCTCGGCGAGACCCTCCCCTCCCTCAAGGAGGTGCTCATCGACGAACGGGACGCCTACATCGCCGAGAGGATCCGCCGGGCGCCGGGCGGCCGCGTGGCGGCCGTGGTGGGGGCCGGACACGTGGCGGGGATCCGCCGCCGCCTCATCGAGGGGCGGGGTGCGGACCTCGCGGCCTTGGAGGAGGTGCCGCCTCCGTCCCCCGCGGCCCGGGCCGCGGCATGGGGGGTGCCGGGGCTCATCCTCGCCCTTCTCGCCGCCGTGGCCGTCCGCAAGGGCGCGGCGGCCGCCGGGGACGACCTCGTCTACTGGGTCCTCGCCAACGGGATCCCCAGCGCCGCCGGGGCCCTCCTGGCCCTCGCCCACCCGGCCACCCTGGCCGCCGCCTTCCTGGCGGCGCCCGTCACCAGCCTCACCCCCGTGATCGGCGCCGGGTACGTCACCGCCCTGGTCCAGGCCTACGTCCGCCCGCCTCTGGTGGCCGACTTCGAGCGGGCCGGCGCCGACATCACCCGCCCGACGGCCTGGTGGCGCAACCGCCTCCTCCGGGTCTTCCTCTCCTTCGTGCTCCCGAGCATCGGCAGCCTGGTGGGCACGTGGCTCGGGGGCTACCGCCTCGTCCACACCCTCTTCCTGCGGCCGTAG